A genomic region of Palaemon carinicauda isolate YSFRI2023 chromosome 11, ASM3689809v2, whole genome shotgun sequence contains the following coding sequences:
- the LOC137649505 gene encoding filaggrin-2-like: protein MELGSSRGPKLGSSRYLKLGRNQGPELGSSRGLELGSSRSPELESRRELGSSRALELRSGRGPELGSNRGLELGSSRGPKLRSSRDSELGSGRGPELGSNRGLELGSGRSPELRSSRGLEMESGRGPEFGSIRGLELGSGRGRDLGSSRGSGRGPELRSSRGLELESGRGPEFGSIRGLELGSGRGPELGSSKGLELGSGEDPELGSSRALELGSSQGPKLGSNKGLELGSGRGPELGSSRALELGSGRGPELGSSRALELGSGRCPELGMAEVQSWPSGRGLELGSGRRPEFGSSRGLELGSGRSPELGSGRGLEIGSSRGPELGSGRGLELESGRGPEFGIIRGLELGSGRGTDLGSSRGLELGSGRDPELGSNQISELGSSQCPELGSSRGPELGSSQGSDLRSSQYPELGSIQCPELESGQCPELGSSQCPELGYSRSSELESCRGSSRCLELESGQCPELGSSRGPELGSSQGSDLGSSQYPELESSQCPELESGQCPELGSSRFPELGSSQGSDLRSSQYPELGSSQYPELGSSRSSELESCRGSSQGSDLGSSQYPELGSSRGPELESGQCPELGSSRGPELGSSQGSDLGSSQYQELGSSQYPELESGQCPELGSSQCPELGCSRSSELESCRGSELELRSSRGLELGSGRGPELRSSRGLELESGRGPEFGSIRGLELGSGRGTDLGSSRGLELGSGRGPELGSGRGLELGSGRGPELGSGRGLELGSGRGRELGSGRGLELGSGRSPELGSSRGLELGSSRGPELGSSRGLELESVRGPEFGSSRGLELGSGRFGSIRGLELGSCRGTDLGSSRGLELGSGQGPELVSIRGSELSGQGPELGSSRDSELGSGRGLELRSSRGLELESGRGPELGSIRGLELESGRGPELGSCRGLKLESGRGPELRSSRGLELESGRGPELGSIRGLELESGRGPELGSSRGLELESGRGPELRSIRGLELESGRGPELGSSRGLELESGRGPELRSSRGLELESGRGPDFGSIRGLELESGRGPELGSSRGLELESGRGPELGSIRGLELESGRGPELGSGGGSGRGPELRSSRGLELESGRGPEFGSIRGLELGSGRGTDLGSSRGLELGSGRGPELGSGRGLELGSGRGPELGSGRGLELGSGRGRELGSGRGLELGSGRSPELGSSRGLELGSSRGPELGSSRGLELESVRGPEFGSSRGLELGSGRFGSIRGLELGSCRGTDLGSSRGLELGSGQGPELVSIRGSELSGQGPELGSSRDSELGSGRGLELRSSRGLELESGRGPELGSIRGLELESGRGPELGSCRGLKLESGRGPELRSSRGLELESGRGPELGSIRGLELESGRGPELGSSRGLELESGRGPELRSIRGLELESGRGPELGSSRGLELESGRGPELRSSRGLELESGRGPDFGSIRGLELESGRGPELGSSRGLELESGRGPELGSIRGLELESGRGPELGSGGGSGRGPELRSSRGLELESGRGPEFGSIRGLELGSGRVTDLGSSRGLELGSGRGPEFGSSRGLELGSGRGPELGSGRGLELGTGRGPELGSNRGLELGSGRGAELAKWQRFGRSSRCLELESGQCPELGSSRGPELGSSQGSDLGSSQYPELGSSQCPELESGQCPELGSSRFPELGSSQGSDLRSSQYPELGSSQYPELGSSRSSELESCRGSELEKFGVGKWQRFRVGSSQCPELGSSGGPELGSSRVSELGSSQYPELGSSQGSDLGSSQYPELGSSQGSDLGSSHYPELGSSQGSELGSSRGPELGSSQGSDLGSSQYPELGSSQCPELESGQCPELGSSQCPELGCSRGSELGSSQYSELGSSQGSDLGSSQYPELGSSQGSDLGSSHYPELGSSQGSELGSSRGPELGSSQGSDLGSSQYPELGSSQCLELRISQCPELGSSQCPELGCSRSSELESCRGSELEVANVQN from the exons ATGGAGTTGGGAAGTAGCAGAGGTCCTAAGTTGGGAAGTAGCAGATATTTGAAATTAGGACGTAACCAAGGTCCAGAGTTGGGAAGTAGCAGAGGTCTGGAATTAGGAAGTAGCCGAAGTCCAGAGTTGGAAAGTAGACGAG AGTTGGGAAGTAGCAGAGCTTTAGAATTAAGaagtggccgaggtccagagttgggaAGTAACAGAGGTCTGGAATTAGGAAGTAGCCGAGGTCCAAAGTTGAGAAGTAGCAGAGATTCGGAATTAGGaagtggccgaggtccagagttgggaAGTAACAGAGGTCTGGAATTAGGAAGTGGCCGAAGTCCAGAGTTGAGAAGTAGCAGAGGTTTGGAAATGGAaagtggccgaggtccagagttCGGAAGTATAAGAGGTCTGGAATTAGGAAGCGGCCGAGGTAGAGATTTGGGAAGTAGCAGAG GaagtggccgaggtccagagttgagaagtagcagaggtttggaattagaaagCGGCCGAGGTCCAGAGTTCGGAAGTATAAGAGGTCTGGAATTAGGAAGCggccgaggtccagagttgggaAGTAGCAAAGGTTTGGAATTAGGAAGTGGCGAAGATCCAGAGTTGGGAAGTAGCAGAGCTTTGGAATTAGGAAGTAGCCAAGGTCCAAAGTTGGGAAGTAACAAAGGTCTGGAATTAGGaagtggccgaggtccagagttgggaAGTAGCAGAGCTTTGGAATTAGGaagtggccgaggtccagagttgggaAGTAGCAGAGCTTTGGAATTAGGAAGTGGCCGATGTCCAGAGTTGGGAA tggccgaggtccagagttggCCAAGTGGCAGAGGTTTGGAATTAGGAAGTGGCCGACGTCCTGAGTTTGGAAGTAGCAGAGGTTTGGAATTAGGAAGTGGCCGAAGTCCAGAGTTGGGAAGTGGCAGAGGTTTGGAAATAGGAAGTAgccgaggtccagagttgggaagtggcagaggtttggaattagaaagtggccgaggtccagagttCGGAATTATAAGAGGTCTGGAATTAGGAAGCGGCCGAGGTACAGATTTGGGAAGTAGCAGAGGTCTGGAATTAGGAAGTGGCCGAGATCCAGAGTTGGGAAGTAACCAAATTTCAGAGTTGGGAAGTAGCCAATGCCCAGAATTAGGAAGTAGCCGAGGTCCAGAATTAGGAAGTAGCCAAGGTTCAGATTTGAGAAGTAGCCAATATCCAGAATTAGGAAGTATCCAATGTCCAGAATTAGAAAGTGGCCAATGTCCAGAATTAGGAAGTAGCCAATGTCCAGAATTAGGATATAGCAGAAGTTCAGAGTTGGAAAGTTGCAGAG GAAGTAGCCGATGTCTAGAATTAGAAAGTGGCCAATGTCCAGAATTAGGAAGTAGCCGAGGTCCAGAATTAGGAAGTAGCCAAGGTTCAGATTTGGGAAGTAGCCAATATCCAGAATTAGAAAGTAGCCAATGTCCAGAATTAGAAAGTGGCCAATGTCCAGAATTAGGAAGTAGCCGATTTCCAGAATTAGGAAGTAGCCAAGGTTCAGATTTGAGAAGTAGCCAATATCCAGAATTAGGAAGTAGCCAATATCCAGAATTAGGAAGTAGCAGAAGTTCAGAGTTGGAAAGTTGCAGAG GAAGTAGCCAAGGTTCAGATTTGGGAAGTAGCCAATATCCAGAATTAGGAAGTAGCCGAGGTCCAGAATTAGAAAGTGGCCAATGTCCAGAATTAGGAAGTAGCCGAGGTCCAGAATTAGGAAGTAGCCAAGGTTCAGATTTGGGAAGTAGCCAATATCAAGAATTAGGAAGTAGCCAATATCCAGAATTAGAAAGTGGCCAATGTCCAGAATTAGGAAGTAGCCAATGTCCAGAATTAGGATGTAGCAGAAGTTCAGAGTTGGAAAGTTGCAGAGGTTCAGAGTTGGAA TTGAGAAGTAGCAGAGGTTTGGAATTAGGaagtggccgaggtccagagttgagaagtagcagaggtttggaattagaaagCGGCCGAGGTCCAGAGTTCGGAAGTATAAGAGGTCTGGAATTAGGAAGCGGCCGAGGTACAGATTTGGGAAGTAGCAGAGGTTTGGAATTAGGaagtggccgaggtccagagttgggaagtggcagaggtttggaattaggaagtggccgaggtccagagttgggaAGTGGCAGAGGTTTGGAATTAGGAAGTGGCCGAGGTCGAGAGTTAGGAAGTGGCAGAGGTTTGGAATTAGGAAGTGGCCGAAGTCCAGAGTTGGGAAGTAGCAGAGGTCTGGAATTAGGAAGTAgccgaggtccagagttgggaAGTAGCAGAGGTCTGGAATTAGAAAGTGTCCGCGGTCCAGAGTTCGGAAGTAGCAGAGGTTTGGAATTAGGAAGTGGCAG ATTCGGAAGTATAAGAGGTCTGGAATTAGGAAGCTGCCGAGGTACAGATTTGGGAAGTAGCAGAGGTCTGGAATTAGGAAGTGGCCAAGGTCCAGAGTTGGTAAGTATAAGAGGTTCGGAATTAAGTGGCCAAGGTCCAGAGTTGGGAAGTAGCAGAGATTCGGAATTAGGAAGTGGTCGAGGTCTAGAGTTGAGAAGTAGcagaggtttggaattagaaagtggccgaggtccagagttgggaagtataagaggtttggaattagaaagtggccgaggtccagagttgggaAGTTGCAGAGGTTTGAAATTAGAaagtggccgaggtccagagttgagaagtagcagaggtttggaattagaaagtggccgaggtccagagttAGGAAGTATaagaggtttggaattagaaagtggccgaggtccagagttgggaagtagcagaggtttggaattagaaagtggccgaggtccagagttgAGAAGTATaagaggtttggaattagaaagtggccgaggtccagagttgggaagtagcagaggtttggaattagaaagTGGCCGAGGTCCAGAGCTAAGAAGTAGcagaggtttggaattagaaagTGGCCGAGGTCCAGATTTCGGAAGTATaagaggtttggaattagaaagtggccgaggtccagagttgggaagtagcagaggtttggaattagaaagtggccgaggtccagagttgggaagtataagaggtttggaattagaaagtggccgaggtccagagttgggaAGTGGCGGAG GaagtggccgaggtccagagttgagaagtagcagaggtttggaattagaaagCGGCCGAGGTCCAGAGTTCGGAAGTATAAGAGGTCTGGAATTAGGAAGCGGCCGAGGTACAGATTTGGGAAGTAGCAGAGGTTTGGAATTAGGaagtggccgaggtccagagttgggaagtggcagaggtttggaattaggaagtggccgaggtccagagttgggaAGTGGCAGAGGTTTGGAATTAGGAAGTGGCCGAGGTCGAGAGTTAGGAAGTGGCAGAGGTTTGGAATTAGGAAGTGGCCGAAGTCCAGAGTTGGGAAGTAGCAGAGGTCTGGAATTAGGAAGTAgccgaggtccagagttgggaAGTAGCAGAGGTCTGGAATTAGAAAGTGTCCGCGGTCCAGAGTTCGGAAGTAGCAGAGGTTTGGAATTAGGAAGTGGCAG ATTCGGAAGTATAAGAGGTCTGGAATTAGGAAGCTGCCGAGGTACAGATTTGGGAAGTAGCAGAGGTCTGGAATTAGGAAGTGGCCAAGGTCCAGAGTTGGTAAGTATAAGAGGTTCGGAATTAAGTGGCCAAGGTCCAGAGTTGGGAAGTAGCAGAGATTCGGAATTAGGAAGTGGCCGAGGTCTAGAGTTGAGAAGTAGcagaggtttggaattagaaagtggccgaggtccagagttgggaagtataagaggtttggaattagaaagtggccgaggtccagagttgggaAGTTGCAGAGGTTTGAAATTAGAaagtggccgaggtccagagttgagaagtagcagaggtttggaattagaaagtggccgaggtccagagttAGGAAGTATaagaggtttggaattagaaagtggccgaggtccagagttgggaagtagcagaggtttggaattagaaagtggccgaggtccagagttgAGAAGTATaagaggtttggaattagaaagtggccgaggtccagagttgggaagtagcagaggtttggaattagaaagTGGCCGAGGTCCAGAGCTAAGAAGTAGcagaggtttggaattagaaagTGGCCGAGGTCCAGATTTCGGAAGTATaagaggtttggaattagaaagtggccgaggtccagagttgggaagtagcagaggtttggaattagaaagtggccgaggtccagagttgggaagtataagaggtttggaattagaaagtggccgaggtccagagttgggaAGTGGCGGAG GaagtggccgaggtccagagttgagaagtagcagaggtttggaattagaaagtggccgaggtccagagttCGGAAGTATAAGAGGTCTGGAATTAGGAAGCGGCCGAGTTACAGATTTGGGAAGTAGCAGAGGTCTGGAATTAGGaagtggccgaggtccagagttcggaagtagcagaggtttggaattaggaagtggccgaggtccagagttgggaagtggcagaggtttggaattaggaactggccgaggtccagagttgggaAGTAACCGAGGTTTGGAATTAGGAAGTGGCCGAGGTGCAGAGTTGGCCAAGTGGCAGAGGTTTGGAA GAAGTAGCCGATGTCTAGAATTAGAAAGTGGCCAATGTCCAGAATTAGGAAGTAGCCGAGGTCCAGAATTAGGAAGTAGCCAAGGTTCAGATTTGGGAAGTAGCCAATATCCAGAATTAGGAAGTAGCCAATGTCCAGAATTAGAAAGTGGCCAATGTCCAGAATTAGGAAGTAGCCGATTTCCAGAATTAGGAAGTAGCCAAGGTTCAGATTTGAGAAGTAGCCAATATCCAGAATTAGGAAGTAGCCAATATCCAGAATTAGGAAGTAGCAGAAGTTCAGAGTTGGAAAGTTGCAGAGGTTCAGAGTTGGAA AAGTTCGGAGTTGGAAAGTGGCAGAGGTTCAGAGTTGGAAGTAGCCAATGTCCAGAATTAGGAAGTAGCGGAGGTCCAGAATTAGGAAGTAGCCGAGTTTCAGAGTTGGGAAGTAGCCAATATCCAGAATTAGGAAGTAGCCAAGGTTCAGATTTGGGAAGTAGCCAATATCCAGAATTAGGAAGTAGCCAAGGTTCAGATTTGGGAAGTAGCCATTATCCAGAATTAGGAAGTAGCCAAGGTTCAGAATTAGGAAGTAGCCGAGGTCCAGAATTAGGAAGTAGCCAAGGTTCAGATTTGGGAAGTAGCCAATATCCAGAATTAGGAAGTAGCCAATGTCCAGAATTAGAAAGTGGCCAATGTCCAGAATTAGGAAGTAGCCAATGTCCAGAATTAGGATGTAGCAGAGGTTCAGAGTTGGGAAGTAGCCAATATTCAGAATTAGGAAGTAGCCAAGGTTCAGATTTGGGAAGTAGCCAATATCCAGAATTAGGAAGTAGCCAAGGTTCAGATTTGGGAAGTAGCCATTATCCAGAATTAGGAAGTAGCCAAGGTTCAGAATTAGGAAGTAGCCGAGGTCCAGAATTAGGAAGTAGCCAAGGTTCAGATTTGGGAAGTAGCCAATATCCAGAATTAGGAAGTAGCCAATGTCTAGAATTAAGAATTAGCCAATGTCCAGAATTAGGAAGTAGCCAATGTCCAGAATTAGGATGTAGCAGAAGTTCAGAGTTGGAAAGTTGCAGAGGTTCAGAGTTGGAAGTAGCCAATGTCCAGAATTAG